In the Oncorhynchus keta strain PuntledgeMale-10-30-2019 chromosome 16, Oket_V2, whole genome shotgun sequence genome, ATAATATCATGTCATGTTTGTGTGTACAGTTACTTCTATAAACCTTTATTATTTTTTGTAAAACAGGTCAGGACCTTagaagtaaatgtcagttggcttttcatagctgagcatttaaaggggggagcgagagagaataaACAGCAGAtccaggacaaggtagcacatctggtgaacaggtcagggttccatagcggcaagcagaacagttgaaactggagcagcagcacaacaagGTGGACTGGGGAAAGACAGGAGTCATCAGGTTggacttgaaggagctggagcagttttgccttgaagaatgttCAGAAATTGGCAAAAATTCCAGTGGATAGATATGCCAAGCTTATGGAGACataagagacttgcagctgtaattgctgcaaaaggtggctctacaaagtattgactttggggggaggggggggggtgaatagttatgcatgctcaagttaattttttttgtcttatttgtttcacaaaaaaaatattttgcatcttcaaaatggtaggcatgttgtgtaaatcacatGATTCAACCCCcccaaatctattttaattccaggttgtaaggcaacaaaataggaaaaatgccaagggggtgaatactttcgcaagccactatatgttcaacataggagggccaagcaaaGGAAGTAGCTTTCTCAGTAGTTTAGTTTGAATAGGGTCCAGTAGGCAGCtagaaggtttagaggccatgactattttcgTGAATGTGTCGAAAGATACAGGATAAAAGTGTCTATATTGATCCTCGGTCCTGGTAGTTCTGtccagactcaggacaactgagctttggagaaatacgcaaATTCACAGAGGACTCCATAATTTCTCCCAAATGATTATCTTTTCGTCGAAGAAGTTCAATTCCGATCCttggttaggtggttaactgatttttttactctgacgtccttgggtaggtggagggggTCTGGAAGGGCATCCAGGAATTTTTGGGTTGTCCAAGAATTTATAGCGCAACTTTTGataatccttggttggggtcCAGGTTTATGAGGAAAAATATTTAGATCCACCAGTGGACAGAACAATCTCTGTACctttttaaataaaggttcaataaaaataaataaaaaaattgccTCAATGGTACCGCCCATACTATCACTGAagctataatggcacagatacaaagatgagtcctctatctctaTGATTTGTCTAGTTCCCTGTCTTATAACACAAACGAGGAAGAATGGGAAGGCGCCAGGCTCAAACCTACATCTTCTGAATATATACCTAGTAATGGTGTTAAAGAGTACATATCAACTACTGAGTGTGAGACCCTGTCACCAACGAGGGTGTGACATGGAGTTTGGAAGTGAGCCAGAACAGGATGAAGTACCTGCGTTGACATGTGTGGTAGAGACTTCCAACGTTTGCTCTGAGAGGTGTATTCTGGCTTTTTGGCCAGCCTGTACATTGTTTCAAGCTGAGTAAAGGTCAAACTGGGAACTGTACATCTGTCAAAGATTTGAGAAGTTTAATTGTTTAGCTTTTTTGTGCATCCTCCGCCCAGAGGCAGCGGACAAACCGCGTCATGTGCTTCTGGGATCGACATGTGTAGTGCCTTGCTCTCCGGAGCAGGGTGCCACTCAAAGGAGTGATCAGTGGGGTAGCATTGAGTGTAGAGGTGGATCCAAGGAAAATGTATATCCCTGGTGTTTGTGACACCCACTGTTTGGTGAGACGTAGACCTGGTGGCAATGGCGAGACTGAGAATACAGTCTGTCTTGTTGAGCTTTGACACAGAGCTTCTACCTGATAAGGTCAGGTTAGGTTATATTTGCTAAACTGTGAGGGCCTATGTTCCAAACCCGCTACAGTGCTTTATGTGCTAAGGATTCAGACATGTTGCAGCAGTGTCTAGAAAGGAGATCGCACAATGTGGGAAATGTACAGGAGGGCATAGTCAGAGGTAGTGTAAAGTTGGGATAAAGAAAGCAGTCTCCCCTGTGGGGGAGCCAATGCAGCTGGGGATCCGAAGTGCCAGAGTTCGAGTGGGGCAGAAAATGTCCTGTTCTGCGGAAGTGAAGAGAGTATAGGATAGCCCAAGGGTGAATGATTAGACCGGGAGCCCCCTTGTGAATAAGATAGGGATCCAGAGAGGATGAGATTTAGTAAGGTAGGATTTCTTGTGTTTATCGCTATGGTTAATTGTACTGCACAGATGAAGCGTGAATCCCAGAAAATACATGTGGTAGTGGAAGTAGCAGAGACATGTTTGGGTGTAAGGGATCTACATAAGGTTTTAAGAGAAGGGGTTCCATGCTCCCGGTCTGTTGGCCTGGAGTAGGATCTGGTAGGGCTAATGTAGTGGGATAGGGGTGGTGCGTTTTTTGGGTATATCTGTGGGGTTATCAGGGACGGGCAACTCCAGTCCTTAGGTGCCAGAGTGGTGTCACACTTTCCCCAATCCCTAGCAAACAGCTGATTCaactaattgcattctaaactgaaggtAATAATTTGTTGACTAGTGGAGTCATGTTTGTTAgctggggcaaaagtgtgacaccaatcaggtccCACCCCTGGATTAGATGGTGGTGAGATTTATTCCCCTTTTTGTGTGACAATGTGCAATTCACACTCCAACCTGTGAAAGGCAGTAATACTTGTATAGTCTGCCGGAAACTCACACAAAGAAGTACACTGACGTCAACAAGAACACTTTTCACGATAGCGTTTTTATTGTTGTTATTTAGACGTTTATAAACATACTGGAACCTAAAATATGACTAATTTAACTGCACAGCATCACATACTTACAACTTGTAGTGTTTAATTCGCGTTGGAGACCGGATTTGGTTGATAGATTAAAAATTAGATTAAAAAATAGATGTTTTCTAGGTAACGCTAGCTGCTGACGTTagctaacaatggctaactgtatggtttttcacactcaaattgcctccatcatggaggtgctagcgaatgcagccgtggcagagatctgtaaactcgtagatgacgactatgcagtgtttcgtttggaaataactcaaagccagaaagaaaacatGGTATTGCGGAGGAAACTACTGGAACTGAAGGTGGCACGGGAGCGCGCAGAGAGGACAGTGCGAGAGCGCGTTCTCGCCAGTCGTCCAAGTATCAAGATCCTCGACCGATACAGAGGAATGGCAAGAGGTACATTTAGCAGAAGGCCGAGGCTGTGTGGCCTGTTGCcattcattgatatatatagcTGGTCAGTTTTCAAATACTGTGCAATAATTATTTAGCTATTTTGCACTAAGACACTATGATATTCTAACCAGATTATTGATTTACTGCATTTCCTATTATTTACTCAATTAAAACAATGTGATTCATCGAacataatacatcaatcaataaATAGTATATCAATAAGTTACGAGAAGTGTTACCTTACATCCTTGTCAATTGTAGACCATGTCAATATTGTACAATATAGTGTTGAGCATTGATAATAGCTAATTTAACAACCTATTTTTCCCCCAATCACATTCTCAGGTGAAGGACATCTCACTGGAGGCAACAGGAGCTTTGTGAAGCCAGCGGGACacaacacatggagagatgaccaaccaatcactgttgatgaggggagtggaacctCAACTCAGAACGTTATCGTGATAGAagttagtgttgtagtgttgcaTAAAAAATGTGTTACTTTGTAAATCAAATGTGGCTGTTTATTTCAGAAAGGCTCCCCTCAGCTATTCACTTTCCTACATGTACATCCTTATTTATCTGCCATAGGGGAGCTTGTGTGACTTCCCTACGACATTGTTATCCAATTCAACTCATGTAGCAATAAATAATCTCCTCTCATGTCAGTCTGCAGATCCAGAGGCTGTAGGTCCTGGGGTCAAACAGGAGAGGTCTGGAGGAGAGGAACCCCCACGACACAGCAGAGACATACAGACTGGAGCAGCGTCTGGAGCGCCCTCTGTAGCAACAGAGGACCCCATCACCACCCCAGCGCAGCCCAGAACCCGACACAGCATCACGGAGGTCAGTGGAACGCAGAACGCCGTCCTCAAGTCAGAGACCGACACAGAGACTCTAACTGTAACACACAGATTCTTACACACAGGATCTGACCACAGATCAGACCCAGAGAGACTGGGGCCACTGGGCTGTCCTCCCGCTCCCGGCTCAGAATATTTACCAGTATTTCACCAGAGCCAGAGGACGGTTAATTCCCATGGGGATGTTGATGGTGACGCATTAGACACTGTCAGTGATGATCCATCTTGTTCTTACACTACAGAGATGGATCCTGGCAAAATGCCCTTGGGTTTAGAGACACAGACTGATCTGTCTAGAGAGGACTGGAAccggtacagtagtagtgtatactCTAAAGGGTGCCTAGATAAGAAAGGGGAGGTTATAGTGGTAGATGAGGTGAAAGTGGAGGGCGATGCTCCTCCCACATGGAATACAGATAGTCACCTAGGAGACGGACACTCACAGGGCAGAGATTTCTTAAATTACAGGGGAAGCTTAGAGACAAATCTAAATGTCGCCACCCACTCCTCTTTAGATGCGTTCAGGGGTCGTGACCCAGTGTTCACGTCGATGGCACCTTCCGATTCACACGGCCAGATCCTTTTCGATCAGGTATTGAACTCAAACGACAGGGCTAGAGCCCAGGTTCAGGGAGAAGGAGCCACATCAGGCAATAGTAAAGAGAAACGattcctctgcatgttctgtaacaaaggcttcagctgcccccagaaggtggagaggcaccagagggtccacacaggagagaaacccttcagctgtacccagtgtgagaagaggttctcccgCCAGGACAACTTAAAGatgcaccagagggtccacacaggggagaaaccatttagctgtacccagtgtcacatgcgcTTCGCACTGGCTGGAAACCTGAAGatgcacctgaaggtccacacgGGAGAACGGCCGTTCGCCTGTACGCACTGCgggaagaggttctcagagaggagatacctcaggatacaccagcagaaaaaccATCCCACTCTATGATATACAAAGTAACCATTCCATTCGATAGATTGACGTTTAGATCAAACCCTGCAATAAAGACAAAGATTAATGTATTGCCAGCAGAAAAGATCCACCGATTACTTTTGACTTACCATAGCTGACTCTTATTTACCCACAACATAATTTATGTCCAACATGATGGGTTTAGCAACAATTAAGTTATTCAGTAACTACAGTATAGGACTCAAACGATGTGGGGATAGGTAAGCTCTCCATGTTGATAGTGTGCTTATTACCTGTGTGTGCATCTATGTCTGTGTAATCTGTATCACCTCTCTCTTCCAAGAGGAGGGTCCAGAGAAATAATTCATATattacactagatgactgataaggCGCGCTGTTTTGAAACCGCGCCTTCATTTGGCACTCCCCCACCCTTGTAAATGATATTTGGGAAGCTAccgaaatgcatttattaatgtctataTTTGTTTTTGCCCTGTTTATTAGACACCTTATtgcatacttttaaattatattatgtgagttaaacatttaaaaaggaaaattaaaaacattttccttaagtattattatttttaaaggtTCTAATATTTCTGTCcttactacaacaacaaaaaatacttgAAGCTGCGACCCaaacaaattcacatagaaatgtgagttatagatctgtcattctcattgaaatcAAGTCTAAGAAGCAATAGTTTTTGCGTCTTTTCCTTACAGTTGcttacaccagcttcaaacaactGACAATACAATAAGTTTGGttttggaaaatatatttcacagcagtttagatggtagaatgattctctacactatacttacTTGTTTTATCagaaactgaaattaggtgaactattagaAATAAAAGAAAATacgaaatggcggagcgattccTGCAAAGTGCAGCTTTAAATACATGTAATTATGTCcatgaaacatttaattgaaatactgtagaattccattaattcctatggaggactgcgcCTTCTGGGGAGTGCCAATACGCCGACTGGTGGCTTTGAAGCCTCTCACTGGCCAATAGGTCATTATCAATCAAATATCCCAATAAGATGCAGAGTGTTCGATTTGCCTGTTGGGGGGCAAGGAGACCCTAGCTCCTCTAAAGCCATTGACAACTGCGTGCCTTTTAAGGGATTGCAAAATAAAGGTTAACTATTTGGATGTAATATCATCACCTCTTGAAGAGCATTGTCAGAACTACAAATGTCCATGCAAAAGAATTGCGCACATTTAGctatatcatcagagttatacagcaagtaactgcatGCTTTTAATGATCAGAAAACATCAATTGATCATGTAATTTCAGATATGTGAGGGTAGACCACGATATATCTCAATAGGGGCCACTTTTAATTGGATAATTGAGTGATATAAAAGTTAATTATATCTGACAAGTATGAGTGGTTTAGGTTCATTTCCCATTGTTTGTGGGCTCTGCTTGTCAAGTAGCAGAGGGGCACATTTACCGATGTAATGTTAGCTGGTAATGTTTACTTTGCAAGTTAGAAACTTTGTACAGTTGGCTAAACATAAGTAAGTTGACCTAATGTACATTTTTCTCCAACCAATATAGGCCTACCTAGCTAAGTTAGCTAACATTATCCCCTTTTCAACATTGTTTTTCAGTGTGTCTAATCACGATTGCTGCTGACAGACATGATAGGCTACATTGATTGATGGACCATGTCAAATTGGCTAGATAGCTAATAACAGATCACATCAATATGGCTGGTTAACAAGCTAACTTTTAGGGGATAAACTAGATGGCTATATCCAAATATTGTTTCATGCCATCTATAGTGATGATGACAGTAGTCCGACTGACACCTTTTTCAAGACGAGGACTTGCCGATGTCGAGCCTAATCTCCTGATACAGCAAGCTAAATTACGCATGTTgtttgcttagctagctagctacatgccaaatggataggctaccatcgCTTATCtgaaaatacagtgccttcaggaagtattcatacctcttgacttattccacattttgttgtgttccaACCTGTTCCAACCCTTCAAAAGggattaccccataatgacaaagtgaaaacatgtttttttgtaaacatttctaatgTATTGAAAAagataaatatcacatttacataactattcaaacCCCTAAGccaatacattttagaatcatCTTTGGCAGCGGTACGTAtctaacagctttgcacacctggattgtacaatatttgcacattcttcttaaaattcttcaagctctgtcaagttggttgttggcCATCAGGTCTTGTGAAAGATTTTCAAGTCAATTTAAGTcacaactgtaactaggccactcaggaacattcaatttcatcttggtaagcaactccagtgtagatttggccttgtgttttaggttattgtcctgctgaaagattaaTTTGTTTCCccgtgtctgttggaaagcagactgaacctggttttcctctaggattttgcctatgcttagctcaattccgtttctttttatcctaaaaactccctagtccttgccaatgacaagcatacccataacatgatacagccaccaccatgcttgaaaatatgatgagtggtactcagtgatgtgttgtgttagatttgccccaggacataaagttaatttctttgccacattttttgcagttttactttagtgccttaatgCAAACATGAATGCTTTTCACTTTGTCGTTTAgggtagtattgtggagtaactacaatgttgttgatccctcCTCAgtcttctatcacagccattaaactctaactgttttaaagtcaccattagcttcatggtgaaatccctgagtggtttccttcctctctggcaactgagttaggaaggatgcctgtattttgtaatgactgggtgtattgatataccatCCAAAGTTTAATTAATAACTTGACCATGCACAAAGGGATATTCACTGTctgatttttctttatttttcgcCATCTACAAATAGGTGGCCTTCTTTGcgaggtattggaaaacctccctggtctttgtggttaaatctgtgtttgaaatgcactgctcgactgagggaccttacagataattgtaagcctggggtacagagatgaggtagtcattcaaaaaccatgctaaacacttattgcacacaTATTGACAAAGGGGTTGACTTAAGACATTTCAACTTttaatttttaatgaatttgctaaaatgtctaaaaacataattcaattttgacattatggggttcgtgtgtgtaggccagtgacacaaaatctcaatttaatatattttaaatgcaggctgtaacacaacacaattttgaaaaagtcaaggctcttgcttacccagaaagactcacagctgtaatcactgccaaaggtgattctaacatgtattgactcagggatgtgaatgCTTACATAAAttagttatttctgtatttcattttaaataaatgtgcaaacctttctaaaaacatgttttcactttgtcattaaggTGTGTTGATGGGTGAGACATCTATTTAATCAAGTTGGAATTCAGGCTGGAACACATGTGGAACACATTGGTCCAGAGGTGCTGCTGGTGAaggaggggtgtgaggagggtCTGGGGAACCCTGAGGGGAATATGGTCATGGAGGCCAAACAGGCTATACCTCCTCCTCGAGCCACAGAGGAAGCAGCTGAGCAGCACAGgaccacacacagtctcactgagGTGAGCCTACTGTGAACTACTGTCTGAATGGTATTAGGTCAGGGCCGGTATCTACAAAGTGTctgagagtaggagtgctgatctaggatgagttttccttttagatcataatgaacaTGATTATTTGAAAAGACCCTActctttgtggatacgggcccaggtCTTGATTCATTTTGTCTTAAGTGTGGGACCATGCCTTTGGACTATCAAACCATTAAAGGGATAGTTGGGGATTTGGGCAAAAAATtgtatctacttccccagagtcagaactcgtggataccatttttacaTCTGAGTCCAGTATGCAGGACGTTAGAGGTCATTTCGGGAGGCAGTGCTAACTAGCTTAGCGCAAGGACTGGAAGTCTTTGTGTACAGCTAGCGTGCTGTGTTTTCTCCCACTCGTCCAACCTGAAGAGGCACGAGAGTCCACACGGGAGAAATCCTACATCTGCCCCTAGTTtgagaagaggttctcccacCAGCTGAAGAGGCACCTGAAGATCCACATGGAAGAGACATAATTTGCCTGTACGCATTGCGAGAAGAGATTCTCAGAGAGGAGCTACACCAGCAGAAAATGCACACTGCCCATGTATAGAGAGTATCGTGACATGTAATGTAGTCTTTAGTGAGTTAGTTAGTAATTCATTCTGTTAGTTTTGGATGTAGTGGGGAACTGGATGAGGTGAACTGAGGAAAGAATGAGTATGATGAGGCAGAGTAGATGATATGGTGATGGTTGGTGTGATGGTGTCTGTAAAAATGCTTCACTGATGAAGAGTGACAACTATGTCCCTTGAGGTTGATGCTGGTGTTTTATAGTGAGATAATGATAATGCCTTACTTCATCTTTACTTGACAGGAATTAGTAAAgctgtgtgtaatgtaatgttgaACCTTTTCCAAAGTATTCTAAAATTCATTTTATCAAAGAGAGGGTTCCAGATTTACAGAAGTGGTCAAGTGATACCATAGTGAGTAATATTATTCTACTTGTCACATGTATCTTTTTGTCCAATAAAAGTACTGTACTAAAAGTTATGAGTTTGACAAttttgttgaaaaaaaaaaaaaaactttgtacAGACTGACTTGGTTATTTTTGTATCATTGCAGGGAATGTATTTTACCAAGGTTCAATCAGTAAAGCTGGTCTGAATGCTGGTTTAACGTCATCCAGTAAGCATAACATAATTCACATCGTTTCCTATTCTATGGGCATTGTGGGAATGAATACAAACATATCATTATCAGTATAAAGTCTTATTTTATCTCTTTCCTGTTAGCGATGTGCAGAATGTCATTTACCTATTTACCTTATGGCCTATAAGCACAGCACAATAATGCACATTGCTCACGCTTACTGTTAACCCTATGGGTTCACTCTTGTAATTatcactggtctctctctgaACAAATGGGCGTAAATCTTGGGATGTATTTAATGTGAATTTACCCATGTTCTTTCACTTGCTGTTTTCAGAAACTGTTTTCGGCAACTCATTCACATTGTCTCGGTTCAGATACATTGACATGACTTTCTTTGCCTATCGTACCTAATTGTGCACGTTACCTTCTCTTGCAGCCTGCACTTCGGAGGAAACTTTTGCCGGGAATAGACAATTGTTCTAATTCAATTGGCCCACCTCCTCTCATTTCACTATCCACGCAGTACTGTAGAATCATGATCCTCTAGTTGATAACTTTAGGCTattcaaacaagtgaacattttCTCAAATCAGAGGAAAAGGGGAAGCGAGAGGGTTTACTCCGCCTAAAATCTATCCATGTTAAGCAGATCATTAATTATTAAGCAAGTGAGGAGTTTTTGAATATAGGTCAATGGGTGTCGAATTTAGTAAAGAACAACAAATATGTTTATTTTGATACATGAGGCTTAATTGATCTaatagaagtttcgtaatgcTGAGGTTGTTAAAAGAGTGTACTATGTGACGCACATAACATCCCAGCAACTTTcagaaaaaacactttatatcggAGTTGTCCCTGTTGATATTTGATCATGCTTATTCATTCGGCTAGTATAGCGTCTCACTCTCCATTCAATACAGGCGGTTAATGTCAACACCCTCAtagaatataaaaaataaaaaataaatcaaataatccAAAACATCCACCAATCTAAATAGGAATAGGCGGGACCTTGACAGCCCGCTGTTTTGCTCTGTGGTGTTTATTTTACTATGGCCCAAATTGAACCGGGCAATAGCGCATTAGGTCATCGGACGAAAGCGTGAAGGGAGTACCACCTTTCTCAAATTAACAATTATCTTCACTTCTCGGTCATGTCAACACGGCAGCATGGTGCATGTCCAGAGACATATCTATTTTACATAAAATAAATGCTAGAATTTTCAAGCTAGTTTTCATTGTGAAGGCGGATAACTCACTTTTGTTTTAAGCCAACTTTCTTCTTCGGACAGAGCTGTGGGCACCTGACTCACGCATTGGAGACAGCCCGGTTCCAAATCAAATGCAAAACATTTTAAACCGGTGCAAAACACGCCAACATAGTTATCGGATTCAcgtggaattgttgttcaatttaaatgtttgaatattaaattattcgtgatgggatgaaatgtaattttatcttctaaaatgtgagatttgggttttctgctcaatcagtggcccgcccctgtgaagggatatgggctttaaaaaaaaatcaaacacaccctcctctcccttcctatataaagccttgacgacaatgtaACCTATTGTTCCgagaggacgacggtccgatgtcagaataaCTACAGAACCAAGcaaacatcagcgtgagctttggttgcgaatggtatgaactttgaactcctATCCACTACAGAAAtaatacctcctagccgttgagttagcaacagccgctgcaaacgagggttaggaaggaacagacagagtatcccgcctaccacacaacgacattactacaacaattcaatttaccagcagagacattcttcaaaggacaaaggactcggttgggcagcacggccttccatctaccaccaacctaccgaagcgcagctcagagtaaatatttattgcattttcattttccaaatgggcagtaatttagaatgcataagatcatgtatttatgatagcacagtttcgccctttgttcctcagtcttcccgctctttcattcaaacccagacccttttcttttgtgtaaccagttagggacgttttcctttgaTGTAATTTGTAATCACATTATGATTTAAttttgtgtatgtgtaattctgcgTGATtcgttaggtatttagtaaataaataattaaacccaattttgtattgctgattcaacttgttagccagggttcatgaagataaccaagaatttacaactttcagatgagactgaattaagatgacgattaatattgactgctattgatgtaaaatattactaggtctttaagagtttattcggaagataacagctctataaatattattttgtggtaccccactctctagttaattacatttacatgattagctcaatcaggtaatattaattacggataaattattttatagaatagcatgtcatatcacttaatccggcatagccaaagacacaactcAATTATGCCAAAAAAATGGCAGAATTATGCTGTCATTCCCACTCCATTGCTCTCATCAGCTTCAAGCCTTAAACAGGTCTGTCTACGGGCCGCTAAAGAGGCACATCAACACCGTGTGTGTGATGCCTGTATGAGGAACAATCCCGGGAAGACAATGTCAATTTATGAAATTCCTGGGATTGTGGCAATCACCTATCCTCTGGCTGCAACTCCCTTGAACATTCAGACTGGCTTTAGTTTGACTGGGGTACAACCTTACAACGGTCATGTATTTCTGGAAACCAAGTTTGCGCCATCCTACGTTACAGATCGCCCCATTCAGAACCCAACCCTACCAGGCCCCAGCAACAGCCCTGCCAGGCCCCAGCACTATTCCAGCCCTGCCAGGCCCCAGCACTATTCCAGCCCTGCCAGGCCCCAGCACCAACCTGCCAGGTCCCAGCACCATTCCAGCCCTGCCTTGCACGAGCTCAGACACAGACCTGATCCAGTTCTTATGctagcaccagctcacccttgcccagcaATCCCATTTCTGACAGCagactaccaactccagaggacATCCGGCCATATCTAAAAGCTGTCCCTGAAAAACAGCTTGCAATGGAAGAAAACGGCGCAATCTAACAAAAGGCTGCTTTCCCGAGGAAAGGGAAGCAAGGGGGAGAGTCAAAATCTGGATCTGCAAAGAACAAGAAGGCAGATAAAATCGTAGAGTCATCATCAGATGAAGAGGAGTACTTCTGCCTCGTCTGTGTGGGGCCATTTTCAAACAGCCTTCCAAAGGAGACTTGTGTGAAGTGTGTGAGATGCAACAAATGGGCCTGTGATGCTTGCACCTCAGGCCAGGCAATTTATGTGTGCCAGATCTGTGAAGATGAGTCTGATTAGTCAGATACGGATGTATGTCGTATCGGCTGTTACTAAACTGTGCATTAGTGTATTTAAACACCACAT is a window encoding:
- the LOC118395589 gene encoding zinc finger protein 420-like; the protein is MVLRRKLLELKVARERAERTVRERVLASRPSIKILDRYRGMARVCRSRGCRSWGQTGEVWRRGTPTTQQRHTDWSSVWSALCSNRGPHHHPSAAQNPTQHHGGSDHRSDPERLGPLGCPPAPGSEYLPVFHQSQRTVNSHGDVDGDALDTVSDDPSCSYTTEMDPGKMPLGLETQTDLSREDWNRYSSSVYSKGCLDKKGEVIVVDEVKVEGDAPPTWNTDSHLGDGHSQGRDFLNYRGSLETNLNVATHSSLDAFRGRDPVFTSMAPSDSHGQILFDQVLNSNDRARAQVQGEGATSGNSKEKRFLCMFCNKGFSCPQKVERHQRVHTGEKPFSCTQCEKRFSRQDNLKMHQRVHTGEKPFSCTQCHMRFALAGNLKMHLKVHTGERPFACTHCGKRFSERRYLRIHQQKNHPTL